A stretch of Carassius auratus strain Wakin unplaced genomic scaffold, ASM336829v1 scaf_tig00027515, whole genome shotgun sequence DNA encodes these proteins:
- the LOC113079252 gene encoding UDP-GlcNAc:betaGal beta-1,3-N-acetylglucosaminyltransferase-like protein 1 isoform X2: MRPQRVRLQYEAASLNPTAIVGCKVCRVPEGSTERYTRWINSLSPEQLLTQVYTSHGPTVIMPTWFCSRDWFEEVGLFDEGGKGVPEDLLFFYQSLRRGGHVMRVDECLLVYRYHEHAATHSVLEETIWNLRVHFLQERVLSQWESFTVWNAGKQGRRLYRSLSPTNQKKVKAFCDVDENKIQKGFYTYEESKERPKPRIPVLHFTNASPPFIVCVKLDMTEGVLEQNLRSLQLKEGLHYYHFS; this comes from the exons ATGAGGCCTCAGCGGGTTCGACTGCAGTATGAAGCTGCTTCACTGAATCCGACCGCA aTCGTGGGGTGTAAAGTGTGTCGAGTTCCCGAAGGCTCCACTGAACGTTACACGAGGTGGATCAACTCTCTGAGTCCAGAGCAGCTCCTCACACAG GTGTACACGTCTCACGGGCCGACGGTCATCATGCCCACCTGGTTCTGTTCCCGTGACTGGTTTGAGGAAGTGGGTCTGTTTGACGAGGGAGGGAAG GGCGTTCCTGAGGACCTGCTCTTCTTCTACCAGAGTCTGCGTCGAGGAGGTCATGTGATGCGCGTGGACGAGTGTCTGCTGGTGTATCGCTATCATGAACACGCAGCCACTCACTCAGTGCTGGA AGAGACCATCTGGAATCTCCGTGTCCACTTCCTGCAGGAGCGAGTGCTCAGCCAATGGGAATCCTTCACCGTGTGGAATGCTGGGAAACAGGGACGCAGACTCTACCGCAGCTTGAGTCCCACCAATCAGAAGAAG GTGAAGGCGTTCTGTGACGTAGACGAGAACAAAATTCAGAAGGGCTTCTACACGTACGAGGAGTCGAAG GAACGACCCAAACCCAGGATTCCTGTGCTGCACTTCACAAACGCCTCGCCGCCGTTCATCGTGTGTGTGAAgctg gacatGACCGAGGGAGTTCTGGAGCAGAACCTGCGCTCGCTGCagctgaaggagggacttcactATTATCACTTCAGCTGA